CATAGCGGTTCTTCAAGTTTGAGATATTTGAAATTCGGATTTTCGTCCATCAGATTTTTGATAAAACTAACGCTGATCGAGGAGCCGCCCGGGTTGAAATCCTGGATTAAAACCGGTGTATTAGGAATGGATTGTAAAAATTCTGAAAGATATTCTTTTAAAGAATTTTCAGGCAGACTGAATATGCGTGGAACCGCCAGCGATATCACATCTGCACCCGCCTGGACATTTGCCTGGGCCAGACGAATCGCAATTTTTAAAGATGGATGATTGGACTGAGCGACAATTTTTATTCTGCCTGCGGCATGATCAACGGCCACTTTTATGACACGAAGTTTTTCCTCGTCGGTCAGTTTGTAAAATTCACTCGCATAGGCAGGAAGGCAAACCGCCTTGATTCCTCCGGCTATGGCAAAGTCGATCAGGTCACGAAGCGCGTTTTCATCAATGTCTTCGTTTTCTGTAAAAGGTGTCGGGATAATAGGAACTACGCCGAAGAGTTCGTCTGCGATATTGCTCATAATGATTTGATTGATTGATTAGCTTTTGCGATATTTTTCTGCTGTGTTTTTGAGTCTACAATGG
The nucleotide sequence above comes from Dyadobacter subterraneus. Encoded proteins:
- a CDS encoding dihydrodipicolinate synthase family protein yields the protein MSNIADELFGVVPIIPTPFTENEDIDENALRDLIDFAIAGGIKAVCLPAYASEFYKLTDEEKLRVIKVAVDHAAGRIKIVAQSNHPSLKIAIRLAQANVQAGADVISLAVPRIFSLPENSLKEYLSEFLQSIPNTPVLIQDFNPGGSSISVSFIKNLMDENPNFKYLKLEEPLCAPKFDDIIKTTDDKIGLFEGWGGLYMLELIPIGIRGVMPGLAVADILQKVFELRKNGENKKAFELFEKVMPQIFFSLQNMELFHYAEKELLIARGVLSNSIARKAAYIPDASSISYIKELNQNVIDLLQDEKYGLTPLEANVSK